Sequence from the Podarcis raffonei isolate rPodRaf1 chromosome 16, rPodRaf1.pri, whole genome shotgun sequence genome:
ccagagttcgaatcccagcccagccatgaagctcactgggtgactgtgagctaatcactgcctctcaccctaacctacctcacagggatgttgtgaagataaaaggaGCTTTTTGGAGGAAAGAAGGTGTCGTAAGATTtgtttcacatattgtttcaggaaaccCAAATTAGATAGGCTCCTGCGATAATGCAAACTGAACCTTATTTCTCCCAAATTCATACCTGTGCCTTTTTGCACAAGCTACCTCTCCTGCAAGGGTGAGAGATGTTTTCCCCGCTAATGAAACCCATGCTGTGCTCAAACAGAAGTGGCATTGCAACAGCAGAgggacatatgaagctgcctcctATCAActcagaccattgggccatctagctcagtaatgtccacactggctggcagcatctctccctagctggagatgccattAGGGGTTGAACCCggcgccttctgcatgcaaagcatgtgatctGCCCTTCCCTAAGCGACATTGGCAAGCTGTAGAACCTGTAGCTGATCTCTGCCTGTTCTGTCTCCTCCGGCAGCTGCAAGGAGCGGGCCCTCCAGGAAGTGGGCTCTGCCACGCTCCGGTTGCTCCGGTTGGACAGCCCCCCCAGGATCGCAGCTGGCACAAGGAGGCAGGCGCATGAAGCTTGGGAAATGATGGAACTGCCGGATCTGTCCAGTGGGGGGCAGCATTTCAGTGAGTCTTCATTCCCACCCCACTTCTGCATCCCTCACCTTGACCTTCCCACTTATCCCAACCCCAAGGCAGGGGTTTGATCGGCACTGGACCTTGGCTCCAGGATCTGCTTTCAACGCCAAGGCTGCCCTGGAATATCAGTTCCCTAAAGCAtgtacaagggatgcgggtggcgctgtggcttaaaccacagagcctaggacttgcccatcagaaggttggcggtttgaatccctgcgacggggtgcgctcccattgctcggtccctgctcctgccaacctagcagttcaaaagcacgtcaaagtgcaagtagataaaaaggtaccgctccggtgggaaggtaaacagtgtttccatgtgctgctctggttcgccagaagtggcttagtcatgctggccacatgacccggaagctgtacaccggctccctcggccaataaagcgagatgagcgccgcaaccccagagttggccacgactggacctaatggtcgggggtctctttaccctttacctttaaagcatgtACAGAGTGTCTTTTCCTTCCCCACTTACCACTGATAGTGAGGGGCTTATGGGTcagaaagcacagcttctgaaatTACTTAAGCCTCTGCATAAACTCACCTAACCAtaatcttccttttccttttgcctCACCAAGTACCGCTAATTAAACTGAGATAAAAGTTGCTgctacttctttctttttttaagccctGTTTTTATGGCTGTCTGAGCAGCCCAACAGACAGAAATGCAGCATGTGAAGTTTTTTCTAGCATGTGGGGGGAAAGGTCCATCTTTTCAATTTGGCAGACATTTTTACTGAGATTGACAGGAGCAAACAGCTCAGTCTGAAAAACTCAACATACCTAGTGTTGATGCGTCGGAAGCTTGGAGATGTGGGTTCAAATTCCTCCCTCTGCCAAGGAATTGCTGTGAGATGTTGGGCAAAATGCTCACTTTCAGCCTTGGTAGTCCCATCTGTGGAATGGGGAGAGTGACCAAAACTGAGGGACATTTATTGAGACCAGCAACTGTTACACACCTGCTGGTAATCCCAAATTAATATCACTTCCACACTGCTCCTCACATTATTTTGATCTAGATTAGTAGGAACACCTCCCATCAAGGGGAaaatcacaactttgttaggctTCCTTACACTCCACTACAAACTTTCCCccaatttttctattttctttttattacttatcTCCAGGGGGTATTCCTACTAATCTAGATCAAAATAATGTGAGGAGTTCAGATCCCGTCATGTGCTGCAATAAATCTatgctttcttttttccccttttttttcttataaagtataatattgctttttattttgaatCAATATGGTGCGGGCCAGCATAATCTTTTAAGTGCTTTGGGTCTCTAAAAGGTCTTAATTTGGCCCTGGGGGGGGACATATACAGCCTGCAACCTCAACCTTGGATCTGAGGTGACTTTATGTCTGCAGAATCAAGCCTAATGTTTGTATCCGTTTTAGGTTCCTTATCTCCCCAAAGCCCACTTCACCCCCCAATCCTTTCTGTAACATCTTTGGCTGGGGAAGAGTTCCAAGAAACCCACAAaccttagtaataataataatgataataatttttatttataccccgccctccccagccaaggccgggctcagggcagctaacaagcaataataaaaacaagttgaatgaatacaacttaaaaacctTGCCACTATTTTGTGGCCTTTTCCTTAGTCCTAATAATAAAGGAAGTGCCTTTCGAATTTCATTCTTCTCCCACCTGTTCCCCAAACAGATCTTTCGTCCAATGAGACACTGCTGGTCCGAAGAGAAAGCTGCACCCAAATTTCCCACCACGTCACGTTGGAAGGTAATGctaagccaggggtggggagccttttcttaagggctgcattcccttctagaCAACCTTCCAGGAGCCACTGGGCAGTGGTTGGCAGTGCCAGAGGGAAAAGTGGCAAAGGGGGGGGCATCAAAGCTTCATTTGCACACCCACCTTTCTCTATCCTCCCACCAGGCAAGCAAAGGGGCATTATTGGGGCTGAAGATAATCAGGGATGATTTCCCTCCgtcaaaagggaagggaagatcccaggtctcccagggtttcagaggcaaaagtggaaggtgcacaccctccaacatttctccagtgaaaatagggacttcctaagtaaaagtgggacattctaggatcaaatcagaaacctggatggcttctgcaaacctgggactgtccctggaaaatagggacacttgccaAGAGCAATATagcatcaactttggggggcccagccccctcaaatattttatggggggagaCAAAGGGACTTTGGTCCGTAagggttggctcctatgcctaAAAGCTACCTTCAGACCTGAgattgcccatcctggctggatAGTGGCGCCGTTTAATTAAAAGCCAAGGAAACGAGGCACTTTTAAGAACCGACCTGAAAGAACAAAAATATTGACAGTCTCCTCAGGTTCCGGTTTACTAATGCTAATAAATGTTAATGCACTCTGAAGCATTCCAGCAATTTTCGACTCTTACCTCCATTTTCTCAAGAGTATTATCCACAATGCACTTGTGGCAGCCATGTTTTCcacttaaactgtggtgcccccTTGAGGGGTGAACTGCATGATACACTCAGATAcccaaacacaaaacaaatgCAGATTTGGAGAGGGGTCTAGAATGTAGAAATGGCAAGAGGGAAGGTTCTCTCACCTAACCCTTTTGTTTCAGCCTCAGGTGTAGGGGATCTGTCAGGCCCTAcaacactacaactcccatcgcccaatggccattagccatgctgctgggagttggaatccTGCAAAAGTTCCCCTCCCCTAATCCAGGGGTTTCATGGAGGAGAATGACCCCCTGTCTGTACTGCAGCTTCCTGCCCCACCACCTTTCCTGTATCTTCACCCACCTTTTCCTtctggacttcctcctcccccagatCTTGGCTGGCAAAGCTGGGTGCTGCACCCGGTCTCCTTCGTCTTCACCCAGTGCCTCGGGTGCCGCTGCCGACGAAAGGACAAGGCCCCTCCGCTGGCCCTTTGGATTCAAGACTGCGGACTTGAGCAGCCGAGCCGTCGGCCAGATGGGCAAGCCAAGCAGGTACAGAGCGCCTCTCAGAGAGCCGTATGAAATTAGGCCGAGGAACCACAGGTTGCGCACCTCCTGAGCTAACCCTGTACAGTCTGCTTTGACCGGCAGTGCCTGTCCAGAGTCTAGGGCAGAGAAGGgcccatctttcccagcacctgCTCCCAGAGATGCAGGGATCGAAGGTGTGACCTTCTGGGCTGCCAAACAAGGGAATCTGCTCCTGACTAAGTATGGGCCCCTCCTCTGGGACATCGGAAGCTGTGGGGGTATCGCTGGTGACCTAAACATTTCAGGGCACAATTCTGCAACATGCCAATTTATATCTAATGATGCAGATTTAGGTCAGATTCCAGAGCAAGGGCGGGGAGCGATCTCTGGCTCTTGCTGTCAAGATGCCAAGTGATGGATCTGGCCTTGATCACGGGCAGAGAAGTCTTTTCTGAGATGGATGAGATCCTTTTAATCAGCAGTTATAGGGATGACCCTGGGgagcttctgcttgcaaagcaggggTTAATTCCCACTGCGCTATAGTCCCTCCCCAGGGAACCTAAGAAGGTGCCTTATTCCCGTTCAGGCTATTTGTCTACATAACTCAGTATTGCCCActtggactggcagcagctccttaGGGTCCTTGCTGTTCTCTTCCTGGCTGGGCCTTTTTAAGGGCTCCCTCTTGTGTTCTTGTCTTCCGGAGAGCGAAACAAGGCTAGGGTTGGCCCTCCTGTTATCTTTGGATGGTAAGTGAATAAATTGTACccaggaagctgctttctactaAGCCAGATCCCTCTAGCACAgttttgcctacactgactggcagcagctcttcagggtttcagaccagggtctctcccagccctgcctggagatgccatcaaggactgaacctgagcccttcctcctgctgcttctctctcaACAGAGACACTGCTGCCAGACCCGCCGGGCACCGGTGCCCTTCGTGTTCCTCAAAGAGGACGGCTCGTTGGTCATTCGAGCAATCCGCCTGGAACGAGACTGCCACTGCCGCCCCTGAGGCTTTGCCCCCATCCTGGCTGGCGTGGAAGGCGCCCCACGCCGAGGGTGACGGGAATTTGTAACAGAGGACTGCTGGAGAATCAACAGAGGACGCCCCCAATTGGCAGTTGCCCATGTTGGGGCAGAGCAGTGGAAGAACCTTTCTCCCACAAGGGACATTAATGGGGTGAGAagggagtccgtttctcttcatGCTTGGTTGCTGCAGAGGAAACCTCTGATCCAAATACAATCGGAGAATACTATCCCCTTCACAAGTTGCTGGGACTTCAACTTTCCATTATCCCTCACTGCTGGCCATGCTGtccagagatgatgggatttggagtcccaacaatttctggagggccacgggttccTCATCCTGGAAACAAAAGATAACCTTCAACTGATTTTGCTGTTGAAGGTCACCAAAgaattgtgatatatatatatataccattaCAAAACTGCAACCCAAAGGCAGCGTCTCTGGGGGATAAGTTACTTCATCACCGAGTGAAGTTTGTACTTCCGTAGCTCATGAAAGGGCCTCCATAGTGGTGGCTCCCTGGCATTGGAATGACTTCCTTCCTGAGATCCAGCTGGTGTTTGGGCACCAGCTGAAAACTTACCTCTTTAGCCAGGCTTTTTATGACATGGGTTCTTGATGTATTAAGCCACTGACTTTTGTAGTAAGGAGGGTAAGTTGTCATACTGCTTGATTTCAtattaatatttgtttgtttactggAATTGTTGTACTGTTAAGTTTCATTTTATATTTGATATACCCTGATTCAGGATGGTTTGCGTGTTGAAGGACAGGGTGAAAATGAATCTCTTTTGAGTTGTACCTTACAATGAGCTTGCCCGTCTCTTCCCGTTATTTGGCCCTTGCAGGTCCTATGGCTTCCCTAGTCTGGTgccctttcagatgttttggactacaattcccattagcacAAACCAACACAGCCAGatcagggagttgtagtcccacagcaTCTGATAGGAAAGGGCTGCCCTTAACACTACAACTAGATCTGCATACAAGTACCATCTCCATGCCATCGGAAACATCTTCTGTTGGTTTTTGCAGATCAAGCTGCTGATAAATGCACAGGAGCAGGTcaggctgtttttctttttgataaGTTGGCAACCCTGTCATATAAGCATGGTTGACACCCATAGAATAGAATGTTAACGTTGGAAGGGGCCTCAAAAAAGTCATTTAGTTCAATAAGAAGAATGAGATTGGCAGCAATTAGAAAAACTCATCCCTGGTATGTGAGTGAAGGAAACTCCTCTGACTGAGTTGTGACAGTTAAACAGGCAAGGAATTAAGTTTAATTTTTTGTTATGGACATGGCCACAAAGTCAATGGCTGCAGTTCTGGCAAGGGCACAGGGTGAAGGGGGCAAATTTTGTATCTTATCCATATAAAGAAATGCATGCAGATTTAACACTAAAAATGTATTGACTATTTTAATACAACCTTGCTGCGAATTTGTCGTCTTTTTATGTTCCAGAAGAGAGGGCGAGTTAGGCTGACAAGGCAGTAATATGTGCATAAAGTTGCAACAGGAAGCGGGAGACGCAAGCAAATTTTGCTCTAACCCATTTGAGGGACAGGACCTGGTGCGTCGAAACCTGTTTTTAAGGCAAACACTTTTAACCCCGGTAATTAAGAAGCAGCGAGGgcttctgaacatgtgcagagagccCTTCCCAGCCTCCTGAGTTATGGCAGACTTCAGCCAACATGCTTCTTAGAAACTGCAGCCCTACACTTGCTTAGCTGGTGGGAAGCTGTGCTGAGCAGAGAAGGACTCGTGTGCACAAATTCCATGGCTTCTGATGGGATTGTTAAAAACACATGCTTCGAAATTCTCTCCTCGAAGTGAGGGAGATCTGAGGTGCTTGCTTTGGTGTGGCCTAATCTGAAAACTCAGAAACTGGAGATGTTCCCAAACTCCCTTTAAATATGGAGGTTCCATTTTTATAACACCAGGTAGTCACTGATAGTACTATCAACCACCAGATTTCTCAAATCATCCTCAGGGATGGGGCCAAATTCAGTCTTCCTGGCCTCCCTGTCTCACAGGACATACCCTACCATACCCTCACCGTCCCTCCTCTGTACCCTCAAGTGCTTGACTGAAAGAGATCCTCAATTTGCAATAATGCCCCTAGATTCCCTGGAAGGAGAGAGATCAGTGTGTGTGCAGGTCCCCTCTGCCGTTCCTGCAGCTGAAAGGTAACCTACAAAGAGTTGCCTCTACTGCTTTTCCCTCTGGCCACACAAGCCACAGAAGGGTGTCCACAATAACACACTCCCCACCCAAagtctaatccatgggtaggcaaaccaaggcccgggggccgaatctggcccaatcgccttctaaatccggcccgcagacagtccgggaatcagcgtatttttaaatgagtagaatgtgtccttttatttaaaatgcatctctgggttatttgtggggcctgcctggtgtttttacatgagtagaatatgtccttttattttaaatgcatctctgggttatttgtgggacataggaattcgttcatcccccccaaaaaaatagtctggccccccacaaggtctgagggacagtggaccagccccctgctgaaaaagtttgctgacccctcatCCTTTACACTGCGCATCTTATCCCTGCACATCTTCCTCCAGCGATGCGGAAGACTGAGAGCCACCATTCATGCCAGCCTGGTGAGTGCTGCTGCTTTTTCAAAGGTTTCCAGAGTATTTACAGGCTTTATAGATGCTGTTCCCCACTATTTGCAATTTTACATACACACATGCTACCTGGGAAACTTAAGCCCTGCGTAACCGGGGTGACACCTGTAAATTGTCTGTggcctgtgctatttttctagaaaaaggggtgctggaacccacctgagaggtgccagaactgagttcctgtgagttccataTGAAAAAAGCCGTGTTTATGGCCTTTATCCAGTCTACCAAAATCCACACATCATAGACCCTGTAGAATACCCTTTTCCTGACTCCAGATGAGACAAGGAGAGGCAAGACCCTCCTGCATTGTTTGCCATAACTctcccctcacccacccaccaaaaCAGAAGCAATATCTAGGAACCAAAATTTATTACCTCCAAAGTATTACACTCAGCAGTTGGGACTTAAATTACCTAGTCTAATTATAACACCCGCCCCACCACAtccccagcaccaccaccatgCAGAGCAGACGAGCACCATGGTCGGTTTGGGAGGAACAGCAAGTGGTTTTCTAATCTGCTCCCCAGAATCCATGCCTTGTCTGATGAGCGGCTCCATTCCTGGCTAGCAAAGAGATCCAGTCCAGTTGTCAGGTTCCACTGAGAGTCCTGGCCACAAGGAAATCCCGGGAAAAAATAATGCAGTCACCTTCGGAGTGGAATAATTCAGCGGAGAGAGATTGAGCATGGTTCACACCTAACAGGTTGTAGGCTAGATCCATGGCAAAACTAGACAGGGGAGTCCAGTAAAGGGGGGCCGCCCACTTCTTGCCTCTCCCCCTGTGCCCAAACCGGAGCTCAATCACTCGATGAGTTTCTTGGCTTTGAAGAAGCGTCTGAGGTAGAAGACCTGCCAAGTGGCCAGGCCCACAAGGCAGAGCATGGAGAAAATGCTGAAGTAGAAGACCCGAGCGCTGGTGGATTctgcaaagagagaaagacaagGCCAAGTGGCAGATCCAGCTCCGAGCTCCTAGGGTGGAGCGGTGGTtaagatctgggagaccagagttcaaatccccactcagccacaacgCTGATTTcaggccagtcacagtctctcagcctaacccgcctcacagggttgttgctggAATAAacaggggaggggaaaagaactaccgtatttttcgctccataagacgccccTAGTttgtagagggggaaagcaagaaaaaaataccGGTATTCTGCACAGAGCATGTAAGTGgctctcgcttttcttgctttaaacccttccgtccctcctcccgctttgctgagaAACCAGCAGAGCAAGCTGCACAGCTCTCACTGAAGtcagcagagcaagagcgataGCTGTGCAGCACctcttctgctggcttcccagcaacGCGGGATGAGGGACGAAAGGGAGCCCTTACAAGGGACTGCTGAGCAGAGCTCGCAGTGGCTCTTGTTGGCTTTCTGGGAGgtgtgggaagggacagagggcagcccgtcagtcccttctcccacctcgtggaaaagcccccaagagccacacacatgcTCTGCATGGCTCTTTAaaaggagcgctgagcagagcatgTATTCATCCCAGATGCGAATGaaggcaggaggctctgctcagcgctccctttaaagagccgcgcagagcatgtgtgtggctcttgggggcttttccacgaggtgggagaagggcagcctgtcagtcccttcccccacctcctggaaaagcccccaagagctgtgctccctttaaagagtcgtccagagcgtgtgtgcggcttttgggggcttttccacAAGGTGGGAGAAGGATCcgaagggctgcccttctccctccttggggaaaagcccccaggagccgcacacatgcttcacgcggctctttaaagggagtgctgagcagagcctcctgccttcattagctccgtaagacgcacacacattcccccttactttttaggaggggaaaaagtgcgtcttatggagcgaaaaatgcggtatgttTGTACGCCACTCATTACTTCCTCAGAGGAACGGCAGgataataaatgcaacaaataacatTAGTACCTTCTAATATTTTATTGTTCGGCTTCATTTTAGGGAGGGGCCTTGctctacatgcagaaggtccccaccactgccaatatatatatatatatatattatgactTTGTGGCAGGTAATGAGGGAAAGCTTCTCTTTGTAAGACTGTCACACCAGTGTAGACAGGGCAGGGAGTAGCTCTTGATACCCAAGGaggcctgagttcaaatccctgcaaaagcttaatgggtgaccttgggccagtcaccagtcATAGCACAACCCTGCCTtggagggttgttgtgaggcagCCTCCACCAAGAttctttggactgcaactcccagcagctcccaccatccccaaccattggccagGTGGCTAGGAACATAGGATGTTGGAGGCCTCAAGGCTGATGGACACCATTAACAGCCAATCGAAGgccagagaaggaagagagaacaaACAACAGAGCAGgcacagc
This genomic interval carries:
- the LOC128403622 gene encoding uncharacterized protein LOC128403622 translates to MFHLVLVSGLLTGVSSWGSFALVRESSLDEEQPLESSVVTLNESCKERALQEVGSATLRLLRLDSPPRIAAGTRRQAHEAWEMMELPDLSSGGQHFNLSSNETLLVRRESCTQISHHVTLEDLGWQSWVLHPVSFVFTQCLGCRCRRKDKAPPLALWIQDCGLEQPSRRPDGQAKQRHCCQTRRAPVPFVFLKEDGSLVIRAIRLERDCHCRP